AATGAATACCATGGTCCGCCAATTACTTAATCTTACTGCCCTTGAATTTGGCAATGACAGCATTCAGATGGAACGCTTCGATCTGACGGAACTGCTTCGCGGCATCATTAATTCCGCAGGTATTTTGATTCAACAGAAGGATGCTGAGGTGAAACTGGAAGATTGCGATCCCATTTATGTACTTGCCGATGAATTTAAAATAGAAGAAGTCATTACAAACTATTTAAATAATGCTCTGAACCATTTGGAAGGAGAACGTAAGATTGTGATAACGGCGGAGGAAAATGGAGAGGAAGCTCTTGTAACAGTATTTAACACCGGCCAGAATATCCCGGATGAGGACTTGCCGAAGATTTGGACCAAGTTTTTTAAGGTGGATAAGGCACATACAAGGGGATATGGGGGCAGCGGTATTGGTCTTTCTATTGTTAAGGCAATTATGGATTCCCATGGGAAGTCCTGTGGTGTACGGAATGTGAAGGGCGGCGTTGAGTTTTGGTTTACTTTGGGCTGCTGCAGTGAAAGATTAGAAACAGATACATTGCAGGCCACTCGATAATTGACTGGATTTCATATTCCGGATATGATATGATTATAGTAATATGGGGTAAGTATAACATTGATCAGCGAGGGCTTATAGGCCATAGCGCCGCATTAATGGATGAGAAATTGAAATCCACGAACGATAGTCTTGAAATGTTGGAAATCAAACAGGACTTTACAGCTTGCAAACTGGAAGATATTAATTTCCGGATAACCAGTCTGGAGTATATTGGAAAAAAGAATTTAATAAATTCAATGATGAAGTTAAAGCGTAATTGTTTTCTTAGAAGCCAAAAACGTTTTGCTGAAACAGTCATAAAACAGTTTTAAAATAAACCAGTTCTTAGGGAGAGTGAAAACATGGATATTAGCGCAATGAGTATGGAGATGAGCCTTACAAGAGTGCAGCAGAGCGCTGGAATCAGCGCTGTAAAGAAAGCTATGGATTCCCAGGAAGCTATGGCAGACGGATTGCTTAAGATGGCGGAGATGGCGATTCCCAGGCAGGTACCTGCAGATGGGATCGGGCAGATTGTGGATACGAAAGCCTGATGTGGAAGGGGGGTATGGTGAAACATATCCCCTTCTTTTGATCTACCTTTTAATTTCATTGTTGATAATTCAAGGATGTCATGCAAAATCCTTTAGATGATTGTCTTTTTTCATGATTAGATATCTCTAATTATGCATTTCTTATACTTCATATTATGTGGTAACGATTAAAGATTATCAATATCTCAACTATCATCTAAAACTATAGTTCTATAGGCAAAATTCAGATTTAATAATATGATACAGTCATAAATATTGGTAAAAGTTGATGCCTGGATAAGGTATGGACTTATAGGTTTGCCTTATGGAGGGGCTATTGCCAATTGCAGTTCCATGAAAATGGGGGACAGCGAAAAGATTTTAAAATTATTGAAAAAAACACTTATCTTTTATACTGGCCGGTACGATAATGTAAATGAAAGGAAATTATATTTTATATTTCCGGAAGGCACAAGTGTCAAAATTTGGAGTCGTTTCTGCGGCTGGTACCCCGCAAGATTCCCCAACATGATTTACTTATTTTCCTAAATCAGGAAAACATATTAAGCAGGGAAATGGAATTCCCTGTTACACATTCAAGGAGGAAATATTTATGAGAATTCAGCACAATATCGCAGCAATCAATGCTCACAGACAGTTAGGCGGAAACAATACCGCAGTATCTAAGAACCTTGAAAAATTATCTTCTGGTTACAGAGTTAACCGTGCAGGTGATGATGCAGCTGGTCTTGCTATCTCTGAGAAGATGAGAGCACAGATCGTCAGCCTTGATACTGCTCAGAAGAACGCTAACGATGGTATTTCTCTGATTCAGACAGCAGAAGGTGCTATGACAGAAGTTCACTCTATGTTAAACCGTATGGTGGAGCTGGCTCAGCAGTCTGCTAATGGTATCTATGATGACAAGACAGACCGTAAGAACCTGAACGAAGAGTTCATGGCTTTACAGGATGAAATCGACCGTATTTCAGATGCTACAGATTTCAACGGAACTAAGCTTTTAGATGGTAATCTGGATTCTCGTCTTCAGATTGGTGACACATCTGATACTTTCAATCAGTTGTCAGTAGCTGTCAGCAGCGTAAGCTCTGATACTTTAAAGATTGGTAAAGAGGCAGCTGTTTATGATGCTACTGGAAAGGTTACCAACGAGGCTGCCATTAAAGGTGATGCGGATAAGGTTAGTATTGCCACTCAGGATCTCGCTTCTTCAGCTGTATCCAGAGTTAAGGGTTCCATTAACACTGTTTCTTCTATGCGTGGTAAATTAGGTGCTCTTCAGAATCGTCTGGAACACACCGTTAACAACTTAGGTGCGACTGCTGAGAATGTAACTGCAGCAGAGAGCCGTATTCGTGACGTTGATATGGCAAAAGAGATGATGGCTTATACCAAGAATAACATTCTGGTTCAGGCATCTCAGGCTATGCTTGCTCAGGCCAATCAGCTTCCACAGGGCGTATTGCAGTTATTACAGTAATTATGCCGGATTTTGATTTTCACATCCCCCGGAAAGATAATTTTCGGGGGATTATTTTATCGTAGGGCAGTGTGAAGTTTCATGTTGCCCATCACACTAGGAGGAATTGATATGAAACCTTCCGTTCGGCTGTCCCAATGCATGATTGTGAAAGATGAGGAAAAGAACATACGGCAAGCCCTTGGTTGGGGAAAGGGGATTGTTTACGAGCAGATTGTGGTAGACACTGGTTCCTCGGATAAAACAGTGGAAATAGCTGAAGAGATGGGGGCGAAGGTGTTTCATTTTCCCTGGGCACATGACTTTTCTGCCGCTAAAAACTTTGCGATTGAAAAGGCCAGGGGAAACTGGATTGCTTTTCTGGATGCAGATGAATATTTTTCGGATGAGGATGTAAAGAAGATACTGCCGCTTCTCAAGCAACTGGAAAAAGAGTTTTATCCCACCCACCGGCCCCATTTGATACGGTCGCTTCTGGTGAATCTGGGGGATGGGGGGAAAACTATAGGCACTGGAGTACAGGACCGCATATTCCGCAATATTCCCGATCTCCGATATCATAACAGGGTGCACGAGTATCTGGATCTGACAGATGGTGGCCAGCTTTATTCCTATGATGCTACAGGTGAGCTTGCCGTTTTCCATACCGGTTATGCCCCTTCAGTTGTTGAGGAAAGGGGTAAGGAGGAACGTAATATATTTATGATACGAAAAGAACTGGAGGAAGAACCGGAAAACATTCAGATGTGGCATTATCTTGGAGATTCACTTCTCCTTGCACACCGATATGAGGAGGCGGAGGAAGCTTATCTTCGTGGAGTTGAGAATCCGGCTTTGTTTGAGGATGTAATTCATCAGGATCCTGGCTTTGCTTCTTTGCTTAAGGTGAAATTTGGAAGGAATGCTGACAGCGATGAAGGATTTTTTGCCATTTACCAAAAGGCGAAAAATTGCGGTTGTGCTTCTCCGGATGTGGATTATTGGGCGGGAGAGTGGCTCTATCGTAGTGGAAATGAAAGTGGGGCGATTCAATATTACGAGCAGGCACTTCATTTGATGGAAGAGTATGAAAGTAATGATCCCCTTGCCTTGTCCGGCCGACTCTTCATGGTATATCAAAAGATTTTCTCTTTTTATGCAAAGCTGAAACGCTCTGTTGAAATGATACGATATGGGGTTCTTCTTCTCAGACTTGAACCTTACCATGCGGAGGTTTTAAAAGAAATTCTGATTCTTCTGAAACAAGAGCCTGGAGAGGAAGAAACTGCCAATGCTACCTTTGACTTTCTGTCCAAGTTTTATGACCTTTCAACTTTTAAAAATAAGCTTTTTCTGGTCAAGGTATCGAGACAGGCGAATTTTTCTGCATTAGAAAAGAAGGTTGAGCTTTTGTTGTCAGAGGAGGAGCGGAAATTTGTTGCCGAAGCAGGTGAAATTTTTAGTTAAAATACAAATAAAGGAAAAGACATGTTGGAAATTGGTGTACAGTCCAGAGGGATCATCAGAGAAAATGCAATTGAAGTAGGATATAATAGAATCAAGCAGGCTGGAATCACTTGCGTGGATTACAATATTGTAAGTCCTGAAGATAGCACAGAGAAATTGGAAGTTACCTATTTTAAGAAACATCAGGAATGCGCGGAAAGGCATGGGATACGGTTTTGTCAAGTACATGCGCCTATATTTAAGTACGAACCAAACAAACCGGATAAACTGGAATATATTCTGGAGGAAATGAAGAAAAGTATTGCAATATGCAAGCTTCTCGAAAGCCCCTATTTGGTAATGCATCCGCTGGAACTGGCATTTGAGCTGGGAAGGGTGGAAGAGGAAAGAATAAATCTGGAATATTTTGGATCATTGGCAGAAGAAGCCAGTCGGCAAAAAGTAGTGATCTGCATTGAGAATATGCCTTACCGGAGAGTTGGAAGGGTATGGGAAGGTGCTTGTTCGGAGGCTCGGAAAACGTTAGAATATATTGATATCTTGAATAAGAGAGCTGGAGAAGAGTGCTTTGGCGCTTGTTTTGACGTAGGGCATGCCAATGTGCTTGGAAAAAATCTTAGAGAAGAAGTGAAGGCCCTTGGTTCTCATTTAAAAGTACTGCATATTCACGATAATGATGGAGTCACGGATTCTCACCAATTACCCTATAGCTTTTCCGATGCCAGGACCGGGCTTTGTACTACGGACTGGAGTGGCTTTTTATGGGGACTTAGAGAGATAAGTTTTGAGGGTGTGCTTAGCTTTGAAACTTACCGAAGTTTCACAAGTTTTCCGGGAGTACTGCAAGATTCGTTGCTTCAATTCCTTTACAGGATAGGAGTTGA
The nucleotide sequence above comes from Lacrimispora sp. BS-2. Encoded proteins:
- a CDS encoding flagellin → MRIQHNIAAINAHRQLGGNNTAVSKNLEKLSSGYRVNRAGDDAAGLAISEKMRAQIVSLDTAQKNANDGISLIQTAEGAMTEVHSMLNRMVELAQQSANGIYDDKTDRKNLNEEFMALQDEIDRISDATDFNGTKLLDGNLDSRLQIGDTSDTFNQLSVAVSSVSSDTLKIGKEAAVYDATGKVTNEAAIKGDADKVSIATQDLASSAVSRVKGSINTVSSMRGKLGALQNRLEHTVNNLGATAENVTAAESRIRDVDMAKEMMAYTKNNILVQASQAMLAQANQLPQGVLQLLQ
- a CDS encoding glycosyltransferase family 2 protein, which encodes MKPSVRLSQCMIVKDEEKNIRQALGWGKGIVYEQIVVDTGSSDKTVEIAEEMGAKVFHFPWAHDFSAAKNFAIEKARGNWIAFLDADEYFSDEDVKKILPLLKQLEKEFYPTHRPHLIRSLLVNLGDGGKTIGTGVQDRIFRNIPDLRYHNRVHEYLDLTDGGQLYSYDATGELAVFHTGYAPSVVEERGKEERNIFMIRKELEEEPENIQMWHYLGDSLLLAHRYEEAEEAYLRGVENPALFEDVIHQDPGFASLLKVKFGRNADSDEGFFAIYQKAKNCGCASPDVDYWAGEWLYRSGNESGAIQYYEQALHLMEEYESNDPLALSGRLFMVYQKIFSFYAKLKRSVEMIRYGVLLLRLEPYHAEVLKEILILLKQEPGEEETANATFDFLSKFYDLSTFKNKLFLVKVSRQANFSALEKKVELLLSEEERKFVAEAGEIFS
- a CDS encoding sugar phosphate isomerase/epimerase, whose translation is MLEIGVQSRGIIRENAIEVGYNRIKQAGITCVDYNIVSPEDSTEKLEVTYFKKHQECAERHGIRFCQVHAPIFKYEPNKPDKLEYILEEMKKSIAICKLLESPYLVMHPLELAFELGRVEEERINLEYFGSLAEEASRQKVVICIENMPYRRVGRVWEGACSEARKTLEYIDILNKRAGEECFGACFDVGHANVLGKNLREEVKALGSHLKVLHIHDNDGVTDSHQLPYSFSDARTGLCTTDWSGFLWGLREISFEGVLSFETYRSFTSFPGVLQDSLLQFLYRIGVDFSYIICFNQILDQMGSKKKILFGAGKMFDVYMGEYGKKYPPVFAVDNNACLWGTEKLGIPICNPEAILEIPEDERIVILCNAYYEEIAKQLNDMGINHYELTEEILRMNGKPI
- a CDS encoding YjfB family protein, encoding MDISAMSMEMSLTRVQQSAGISAVKKAMDSQEAMADGLLKMAEMAIPRQVPADGIGQIVDTKA